A genomic window from Camelina sativa cultivar DH55 chromosome 2, Cs, whole genome shotgun sequence includes:
- the LOC104735784 gene encoding RING-H2 finger protein ATL63-like — translation MIMREEEGEEDVSMSVKSSLSNFLKILSSYNSNVLLAALVFLLLVVLFVLLLHFYARFFWSPSHQDLLSSAARRRRRRRRSSNRRRTVTTTRIIPSLPLDVGGVNTPAAVTTNDDKGLDLSVISSIPLFIYEGDEDQDEEEEECVICLGLWEVGEFGRKLRNCGHGFHVECIDMWLSSHSTCPLCRSPVLSSSVEDNLKPAVESVQEETEVRLQLSQAGEDDRRFSLSLAEMEDCDHKTEVDDRDRNGVGEGEVRIEVYDDEEEIDGGGSSRGDRRSMSMTSSASCSLMRMLSCSSTSSRSERNKVFPSATQDSSK, via the coding sequence ATGATTATGAgggaagaagagggagaagaagacgTCTCAATGAGTGTTAAAAGCAGTCTCTCAAACTTCCTCAAGATCTTATCTTCTTACAACTCCAATGTCCTCTTAGCTGCTCTCGTCTTCCTCCTCTTAGTCGTCCTCTTCGTTCTCCTTCTCCATTTCTACGCTCGCTTTTTCTGGTCTCCCTCTCATCAAGATTTATTATCCTCAGCCGCTAGACGCCGCCGGAGAAGACGACGTAGTAGTAACCGGAGAAGAACAGTGACTACAACAAGAATCATACCTTCTCTCCCACTCGACGTTGGAGGAGTTAATACTCCTGCTGCTGTTACAACAAACGATGACAAAGGTTTGGATTTGTCAGTGATATCTTCGATTCCTCTGTTCATTTACGAAGGTGACGAGgatcaagatgaagaagaagaggagtgTGTGATATGTCTTGGTTTGTGGGAAGTGGGAGAGTTTGGAAGAAAGCTAAGAAATTGTGGACATGGGTTTCACGTAGAGTGTATAGATATGTGGCTGTCTTCTCATTCCACTTGTCCTCTCTGTCGTTCCCCTGTTCTCTCCTCCTCCGTTGAAGACAACCTCAAGCCGGCTGTTGAATCCGtccaagaagaaacagaggttAGATTGCAACTGTCTCAAGCCGGAGAAGACGATCGGAGATTCTCACTGTCTCTTGCTGAGATGGAAGATTGTGATCACAAAACAGAGGTTGACGACAGAGACCGTAACGGAGTTGGAGAAGGAGAGGTTAGAATTGAAGTGTACGATGATGAGGAGGAGATCGACGGTGGAGGGTCATCAAGAGGTGATCGGAGGTCAATGTCAATGACGTCATCAGCGTCATGTTCGTTGATGAGGATGTTAAGTTgtagtagtactagtagtagATCGGAGCGTAACAAGGTGTTCCCGTCGGCGACGCAAGATTCGtctaagtaa
- the LOC104735793 gene encoding ran-binding protein 1 homolog c, translating to MASTEPERENREEETEVHEDEDTGAQVAPIVRLEEVAVTTGEEDEDAVLDLKSKMYRFDKEGNQWKERGAGTVKLLKHKQTGKVRLVMRQSKTLKICANHLISSGMTVQEHSGNEKSCLWHATDFSDGELKDELFCIRFASIENCKTFMEKFTEISESQQQVGKESTEGDEAAGLIENLTVEEKKSEQKAKEAEEKRPAKEEKDTKKEEEKKTEVST from the exons ATGGCGAGCACTGAGCCAGAGCGTGAGAATCGCGAAGAGGAAACCGAAGTCCACGAAGATGAAGACACCGGAGCTCAAGTCGCTCCGATCGTTAGGCTTGAAGAGGTTGCTGTCACCACcggcgaagaagatgaagacgcTGTCCTCGATCT GAAATCGAAGATGTATCGATTCGATAAAGAAGGGAACCAATGGAAGGAGAGAGGAGCTGGAACTGTTAAGCTGTTAAAGCATAAGCAGACTGGCAAAGTTCGACTTGTTATGAGACAGTCTAAAACCCTAAAGATCTGTGCCAATCACCTCA TTTCGTCTGGGATGACTGTTCAGGAACATAGTGGTAATGAAAAGTCTTGTTTATGGCACGCTACTGATTTTTCTGATGGCGAGTTGAAGGATGAGCTTTTCTGCATTAGGTTTGCTTCCATTGAGA ATTGCAAAACGTTTATGGAGAAGTTCACTGAGATATCTGAAAGCCAGCAGCAAGTAGGAAAAGAGAGCACAGAGGGCGATGAAGCTGCTGGTTTAATAGAGAATCTCACggttgaagaaaagaaaagcgaGCAGAAAGCCaaggaagcagaagaaaaacGCCCTgcaaaggaagagaaagatacaaagaaggaagaagagaagaaaacggAGGTGAGCACTTGA